A window of the Mucilaginibacter sp. cycad4 genome harbors these coding sequences:
- a CDS encoding glutamate-5-semialdehyde dehydrogenase → MNYNSYFDKAREASRKAPLAPAVINEILKDVVAEAIAQTEYILTENQRDLDRMDPADPKYDRLKLTADRIKGIAGDMQSVAKLDSPLGKLLSATEMPNGLSISKIRVPLGVVGVIYEARPNVTFDVFALCFKTGNISILKGGSDADFSNRAIISVIHKVLTKHGVDVNVVTLLPAEREATTALLNAIGYIDVLIPRGSQSLIDFVRDNSKVPVIETGAGIVHTYFDESGNLEKGAEIIANAKTRRVSVCNALDCLIINSARLSDLPQLAHILKAKEVEIFADERAFEALKSDYPANLLHEASPEHFGTEFLSMKMAIKTVDSFTEALAYIAVNSSKHSEAIISENAENIAKFLNDVDAAAVYANVSTAFTDGAQFGLGAEIGISTQKLHARGPMGLEELTSYKWIVKGNGQTRIP, encoded by the coding sequence ATGAACTATAACAGCTATTTTGATAAAGCACGTGAAGCAAGCCGTAAAGCTCCCCTTGCTCCTGCCGTCATCAATGAGATTTTGAAGGATGTAGTGGCCGAAGCCATCGCTCAAACCGAATATATCCTGACCGAAAACCAAAGAGACCTTGACCGAATGGATCCGGCCGATCCAAAATACGACCGCCTTAAACTTACTGCCGATCGGATTAAAGGCATTGCCGGCGATATGCAAAGCGTTGCCAAACTGGATAGCCCGCTTGGTAAACTGCTTTCTGCTACAGAAATGCCCAACGGTTTATCGATATCAAAAATACGCGTGCCACTTGGCGTTGTAGGCGTTATATATGAAGCCAGACCCAATGTTACCTTTGATGTTTTTGCGCTTTGCTTCAAAACAGGTAACATAAGCATACTGAAAGGCGGCAGTGATGCTGATTTCTCTAACCGGGCCATTATTTCGGTTATCCATAAAGTATTGACGAAGCACGGTGTTGATGTTAATGTGGTTACCCTGCTTCCGGCCGAACGTGAGGCTACTACAGCTTTATTAAACGCCATTGGTTATATTGATGTGCTTATCCCAAGGGGAAGCCAATCGCTGATTGATTTTGTGCGGGACAATAGTAAAGTTCCCGTTATTGAAACAGGTGCCGGTATTGTGCATACTTATTTCGATGAATCGGGCAACCTGGAAAAAGGGGCCGAAATTATCGCCAATGCCAAAACCCGCCGCGTAAGTGTTTGCAACGCTTTAGATTGTTTGATCATTAACTCCGCCCGCTTAAGCGACCTGCCACAACTGGCGCACATCCTAAAGGCAAAAGAAGTAGAGATTTTTGCCGATGAGCGGGCCTTTGAAGCACTAAAAAGCGATTATCCCGCCAACCTTTTGCATGAAGCCAGTCCGGAACACTTTGGTACTGAATTTCTTTCGATGAAGATGGCTATTAAAACTGTAGATTCATTTACCGAAGCATTAGCATATATTGCTGTAAACAGTTCAAAACACAGCGAGGCCATTATCTCTGAAAATGCTGAAAACATTGCTAAATTTTTAAATGATGTAGATGCTGCCGCTGTTTATGCCAACGTATCAACGGCGTTCACTGATGGTGCCCAGTTTGGTCTTGGGGCCGAGATTGGCATCAGCACTCAAAAACTCCATGCCCGTGGCCCTATGGGGCTGGAAGAGCTTACCAGTTACAAATGGATAGTTAAAGGCAACGGACAAACCCGCATTCCGTAA
- the mnmA gene encoding tRNA 2-thiouridine(34) synthase MnmA has translation MSKHGRILVAMSGGVDSSVAAVMLHEQGYEVIGLTMKTWDYASSGGSSKETGCCSLDSINDARALAVGYGFPHYILDIRNEFGDFVIDNFVDEYLAGRTPNPCVLCNTHIKWEALLKRADKLDCEFIATGHYANIRLQDNGRYVISKGKDTNKDQSYVLWGVSQKNLARTKFPLGSFSKPEIRQMALDMGQIELAGKSESYEICFVPDNDYRSFLRHKVEDLDERIGPGNFVLTNGTVVGKHQGYPFYTIGQRKGLGIALGHPMFVTRIDPDTNTVVLGTAEELERKQAWVKNLNLIKYETVNEPLEAITKIRYKDTGAQSTILQMGEHMKVDFHHNVSGIAPGQSAVFYEGDDLLGGGFLM, from the coding sequence ATGAGTAAGCATGGCAGGATATTAGTGGCAATGAGCGGCGGGGTTGATAGTTCGGTGGCGGCAGTAATGCTGCATGAACAGGGCTATGAAGTTATTGGTTTAACCATGAAAACCTGGGACTACGCCTCATCGGGCGGAAGTTCAAAAGAAACCGGCTGCTGCAGCCTGGATAGTATCAATGATGCACGTGCTTTGGCTGTCGGCTATGGCTTCCCGCATTATATATTGGACATCCGTAATGAGTTTGGCGATTTCGTGATCGATAACTTTGTTGACGAATATTTGGCTGGCCGTACTCCTAACCCATGCGTTTTATGTAATACCCATATTAAATGGGAAGCATTATTAAAACGTGCCGATAAACTCGATTGTGAATTTATTGCTACAGGACACTATGCCAATATCCGTTTACAGGATAACGGCCGCTACGTGATATCAAAAGGCAAGGATACCAATAAAGATCAGTCCTACGTATTATGGGGTGTATCTCAAAAAAACCTTGCCCGTACTAAATTCCCTTTAGGTAGCTTTTCAAAGCCCGAGATCAGGCAAATGGCGCTTGATATGGGCCAGATAGAACTTGCCGGTAAAAGCGAAAGCTACGAGATCTGCTTTGTACCTGATAACGATTACCGCTCATTTCTGCGACATAAAGTTGAAGATCTTGATGAACGTATCGGCCCGGGCAACTTTGTGCTTACCAATGGTACCGTAGTAGGTAAGCACCAGGGATATCCTTTTTATACCATTGGTCAGCGTAAAGGCCTGGGCATAGCATTAGGGCATCCTATGTTTGTTACCCGAATCGATCCTGACACCAATACCGTTGTTTTAGGCACAGCCGAAGAGCTTGAACGCAAACAGGCCTGGGTAAAAAACCTCAACCTCATTAAATACGAAACTGTGAATGAGCCGCTTGAGGCAATTACCAAAATTCGTTATAAAGATACCGGTGCCCAAAGTACTATTCTTCAAATGGGCGAACATATGAAAGTTGATTTCCATCATAATGTATCAGGCATAGCGCCGGGCCAATCAGCTGTATTTTATGAAGGAGATGACCTGCTTGGCGGCGGTTTCCTGATGTAA